The following nucleotide sequence is from Halobacillus mangrovi.
TACGGATCACTTCCTGATTTTCTTCTGAGAGCTCTTCCCAAAATTGTTCATTCATAAGGACTACATACCCTAAATACCCATGTTTGCTGATTGTCATATGGTCTTGCTCCTCGTAGAGCTTTTTGGAGTAAATGTTTGAGACGGTGTTTTCTTGTCCATTGATAAAATCTACAGCCAGATTTTTGTACGTCTTATTAAAAGGAAGTTCGCTCGTACTTGCCCCTAAAGCTTTAAATTGTGATTGAATGACTGGGCTCGGCATAATGCGGAAGTGTGTCCGGTTGAAGTCCGAAGGGTTTAAAAGAGGTTCTTCACTGCTGGTCACTTGTTTATATCCACTGTACCAAAAGGTCATTCCTTTTAAGTGATCTTCTTCTAATTCTTCAAGTAGGGTTTGTCCTATTTTTCCTTCGTAGGCATCCTTTACAGCATCATATGTAGGAAAAGCAAAAGGTAAATCGAGAACTTGCCATTTAGGGAAATAATCTGTCAGTTTTGAAGTAGCGGGAGCGATCATTTGAATATGACCTTCTTTTAATGCCGTATATTCATTTTGATCATTATAAAGGGTAGCATTCGAGTAGATTTCAACTTTCACTTCTCCTTCTGTCCGTTCTTTCACAAGAGAAGCGAATCTTCTGGCTGCAATTCCTTTAGGAGTGTTTTCTGCCACGACATGGCTGAATTTAATAACTACCTCCTGTTGAATGCCTTCCTGTTCATCATCATACTCAACGGAATCTTTAGCTTCACTCCAGTCGAATCCAATGAATAGAGCTGTGAATATTCCAGTGAA
It contains:
- a CDS encoding DctP family TRAP transporter solute-binding subunit; amino-acid sequence: MKTVAAISLFIFTGIFTALFIGFDWSEAKDSVEYDDEQEGIQQEVVIKFSHVVAENTPKGIAARRFASLVKERTEGEVKVEIYSNATLYNDQNEYTALKEGHIQMIAPATSKLTDYFPKWQVLDLPFAFPTYDAVKDAYEGKIGQTLLEELEEDHLKGMTFWYSGYKQVTSSEEPLLNPSDFNRTHFRIMPSPVIQSQFKALGASTSELPFNKTYKNLAVDFINGQENTVSNIYSKKLYEEQDHMTISKHGYLGYVVLMNEQFWEELSEENQEVIRKALQETTDWIRRHSIEMNDAHLRRLKRNEAIEVHYLSNKQKELWKQKLETVYNKAEPVIGKSLINEVERIQESYQ